In the genome of Candidatus Nitrosotenuis sp. DW1, one region contains:
- the cheB gene encoding chemotaxis-specific protein-glutamate methyltransferase CheB yields the protein MLAKSVSSQINVLIINDSNYMSTLLKDLISSQTVRVCDIARDGIDALRKITVQKPDVILLDLEMPRMDGLTFIEEMVKRGTLIPTILVSSFSQDGAKIVLDALENGAIDFVPISQLNPENMTILKETLITKINAAAQSDPQKAVLEKIKNLKPKKKTIISPQAASVVVTIASSTGGPGVVQSILSTFPADIHAGILVVQHMPKGFTKKFAERLDENCEINVKEAQDGDLITEGTALVAPGDLHMEVDSQLKIKLVDGPKRFGVRPAANVTMISSAEYFGMNTIGVTLTGMGHDGAFGMKTIKRRGGKTIAQDEQSSVVFGMARAACELNAVDKLLPPDKIPEAVLEEVKKLVTE from the coding sequence ATGTTAGCCAAATCTGTCTCATCTCAAATCAATGTTCTGATAATCAACGATTCAAATTACATGAGCACGTTGCTGAAAGATCTCATCTCAAGTCAAACTGTACGAGTATGTGATATCGCAAGAGACGGTATAGACGCATTAAGGAAAATCACAGTACAGAAACCAGATGTAATACTACTCGATCTTGAAATGCCGCGCATGGATGGATTGACATTCATTGAAGAAATGGTCAAACGAGGAACATTGATACCGACAATTTTAGTTAGCAGTTTTAGCCAAGACGGAGCAAAGATAGTATTAGACGCATTAGAAAATGGGGCAATTGATTTTGTACCGATTTCTCAGTTAAACCCAGAAAATATGACTATTCTAAAAGAGACATTAATTACTAAAATAAACGCCGCGGCACAATCCGATCCACAAAAGGCAGTTTTGGAAAAAATAAAAAATCTAAAACCGAAAAAAAAGACAATAATTTCTCCTCAAGCTGCATCCGTTGTTGTTACAATAGCCTCATCGACTGGCGGACCGGGGGTAGTACAATCAATACTGTCTACATTTCCAGCAGACATCCATGCAGGAATCCTAGTTGTACAACACATGCCAAAAGGTTTTACAAAAAAATTTGCTGAAAGACTTGATGAAAATTGTGAAATAAATGTCAAAGAAGCTCAAGATGGGGACCTAATAACAGAAGGAACTGCTCTTGTTGCTCCAGGTGATCTGCATATGGAGGTAGATTCTCAACTAAAAATAAAGCTTGTTGATGGACCAAAAAGATTTGGTGTCAGACCTGCTGCAAATGTAACAATGATATCATCTGCTGAATACTTTGGAATGAATACTATTGGTGTAACGTTGACTGGAATGGGACATGACGGAGCATTTGGTATGAAGACCATAAAAAGAAGGGGTGGGAAAACTATTGCTCAGGATGAACAGTCTTCTGTAGTGTTTGGCATGGCAAGAGCCGCATGTGAATTAAATGCAGTAGATAAATTATTGCCGCCAGACAAAATCCCAGAAGCAGTTTTAGAAGAGGTAAAAAAACTTGTCACAGAATAA
- a CDS encoding chemotaxis protein CheA, translating into MSQNNYREMYVSEALEHVETINDALLKLEEEPNKKEHLDLIFRSAHTIKGMSATMGYDDTRELCKNIENIFDNIRKGQEKLTPNLASALFKCIDLLREMIADEKKKVDLKPYLQMLEHPDDAQIDVTEPTNSAKSPTIRVKMLDLDSLVNLVGELVISKMRLEQTLSHNGSDDARQVMTELDRLVTDLQYQSMKLRLVPIDQIFSRFTRLVRDISTGLGKQVNLIMDGSGIELDRTVLDAITDPLLHILRNCVDHGIETPQERESNEKSPTGTIKLTAYGVGDQVAIKIEDDGKGINTDRLKAKAVEKKLITQDEADKMSIDEAINLLGTPGLSTAKEITDVSGRGVGMDVVITQVEAVGGNVKITTDHGKGTTIILTIPLSVSIIGGLLINVSGDKYVLPLSSISTTVVVEANQIKSIHGQEAIVLREQVVPLVRVSKLLGMQETESNDTNKITIVIVNKGGKPYGLVVDSYDRKQEIVIKRLNNETHSSDLFTNATILGDGSVALILDPALLV; encoded by the coding sequence TTGTCACAGAATAATTACAGAGAGATGTATGTTTCGGAAGCACTGGAGCATGTTGAAACAATCAACGATGCCTTGCTAAAACTAGAAGAAGAACCCAACAAGAAAGAACACCTAGATTTGATATTTCGTTCCGCTCATACAATTAAGGGAATGTCGGCAACAATGGGATATGACGATACAAGAGAATTGTGTAAAAACATCGAAAACATCTTTGACAACATCAGGAAAGGGCAAGAAAAACTCACTCCGAATCTGGCAAGTGCGTTATTCAAATGTATAGATCTTTTGCGTGAAATGATTGCAGATGAGAAAAAGAAGGTGGACCTAAAACCATACCTTCAGATGCTTGAACATCCAGATGATGCGCAAATTGATGTGACTGAACCGACAAACAGTGCCAAATCTCCAACAATACGAGTAAAAATGTTAGATCTTGACTCGTTGGTTAATCTTGTAGGTGAACTCGTTATATCCAAAATGAGACTAGAGCAGACCTTGAGTCACAACGGCTCAGATGACGCTCGTCAAGTCATGACGGAGCTTGACAGACTGGTCACAGATTTACAATATCAATCAATGAAGCTCAGACTTGTACCGATAGATCAGATCTTTAGTCGCTTTACAAGACTTGTACGGGATATATCAACTGGACTTGGCAAACAAGTTAATCTGATCATGGATGGTTCTGGGATAGAGCTTGATCGAACCGTTCTGGATGCAATAACTGATCCTCTCTTACATATTTTACGAAACTGCGTAGATCATGGAATTGAAACACCACAAGAAAGGGAATCAAATGAAAAATCTCCAACTGGTACGATCAAGCTTACTGCATATGGTGTAGGAGATCAGGTTGCAATCAAAATTGAAGATGATGGTAAAGGAATCAACACTGATAGACTCAAGGCAAAGGCAGTAGAAAAGAAACTCATCACGCAGGATGAAGCAGACAAGATGTCAATTGATGAAGCAATCAATCTCTTGGGCACTCCGGGACTCTCAACAGCTAAAGAAATCACAGATGTTTCTGGAAGGGGAGTAGGAATGGATGTGGTAATAACCCAAGTCGAAGCCGTAGGCGGTAATGTAAAAATCACAACTGATCATGGAAAGGGAACTACAATTATCTTAACAATTCCGCTTAGCGTATCAATCATTGGTGGGCTACTGATTAATGTATCAGGAGACAAGTACGTTTTACCACTATCAAGTATTTCGACCACCGTAGTAGTTGAGGCAAATCAAATCAAAAGCATACATGGACAAGAGGCAATTGTGTTACGTGAACAAGTTGTTCCGTTAGTCAGAGTATCAAAACTACTTGGCATGCAAGAAACTGAATCAAACGATACTAACAAGATAACAATAGTAATTGTCAACAAGGGAGGAAAGCCCTACGGACTTGTTGTAGATTCATACGATAGAAAACAGGAAATTGTAATTAAACGATTAAACAACGAAACACATTCATCGGATCTATTCACTAACGCAACAATTCTTGGTGATGGAAGCGTTGCATTAATTCTTGATCCGGCCTTGTTGGTTTAG
- a CDS encoding chemotaxis protein CheC: MTVLVGINSEEAQNLIRVFDQYITSKTSVALSTLLNESITHNVKILECGISDIKDIKLDPDEIKMCAVRLNGKGDTHIEILYTIQQKHAKKIAAKLLCQNEVCEIDEMGASAIQEVANIMTGSFFNALSNGTGFRVDLSTPNYTNDELHSLIDTSVKDIAKPVEHVVITDVELIGKSSETKLHMIIMQNTVDARKLLANHSDQIKEQQCTFGQQNSELDALLDGTDLQSYPVGGQNSELDAIIDDALKEK, from the coding sequence ATGACTGTACTAGTAGGTATTAATTCAGAAGAGGCTCAAAACCTTATCCGTGTATTTGATCAATACATCACATCAAAAACATCCGTAGCACTATCTACACTTTTGAATGAATCAATAACTCACAATGTAAAAATTCTGGAATGTGGAATTTCTGATATCAAAGACATTAAGCTGGATCCTGATGAAATTAAAATGTGTGCTGTACGATTGAACGGAAAGGGGGATACCCACATAGAAATTCTCTATACTATACAACAAAAACATGCAAAGAAAATAGCGGCAAAACTACTTTGCCAGAATGAAGTTTGTGAAATTGATGAAATGGGCGCATCTGCAATCCAAGAAGTTGCCAATATTATGACTGGCTCTTTCTTCAACGCATTGTCTAATGGCACTGGCTTTCGAGTCGATCTATCTACTCCAAACTACACAAATGATGAATTACATTCACTAATAGATACGTCAGTTAAGGATATTGCAAAACCAGTTGAGCATGTAGTAATAACGGACGTGGAATTGATCGGCAAATCAAGTGAAACAAAACTGCATATGATAATAATGCAAAATACAGTGGATGCACGTAAATTACTTGCTAACCACTCTGATCAAATTAAAGAACAGCAATGCACATTTGGCCAACAGAATTCTGAGCTTGACGCCCTGTTGGATGGCACTGATCTGCAATCCTATCCAGTTGGTGGGCAAAATTCTGAGCTTGATGCCATAATTGATGATGCATTAAAGGAGAAGTAG
- a CDS encoding chemotaxis protein CheD produces MSFTKQTHTNHNTIEIPMGGLGLTTPEKTLLQTFVGSCIAICLYDPSVKIAAMAHIMLPKNNTNDPNPKPEAKFADVAIKIMLDKMQANGAKLNRLKAKMAGGANIFQNEGKPNVFNIGARNADAIKSLLDEKKIPIVAQDIGATSGRWITFDMNSLEMKIKDRAKGVTII; encoded by the coding sequence ATGAGTTTTACCAAACAAACTCATACAAATCATAACACTATCGAAATTCCAATGGGCGGATTGGGGCTTACAACTCCCGAAAAAACATTATTACAAACATTTGTCGGTTCATGCATTGCAATATGTCTCTATGATCCAAGTGTAAAAATTGCTGCGATGGCTCACATCATGCTTCCGAAAAATAATACAAATGATCCAAATCCAAAACCTGAAGCAAAGTTTGCCGATGTTGCAATTAAAATCATGTTAGATAAGATGCAAGCTAATGGTGCAAAACTAAACCGATTGAAAGCAAAGATGGCAGGAGGTGCTAATATTTTTCAAAATGAAGGAAAACCAAATGTCTTTAACATAGGGGCCAGAAACGCAGACGCAATTAAGTCTCTTCTAGACGAGAAAAAAATTCCAATAGTTGCGCAGGATATAGGAGCGACTTCAGGAAGGTGGATTACTTTTGATATGAATTCTCTAGAAATGAAGATCAAAGACAGGGCAAAGGGTGTGACAATAATCTGA
- a CDS encoding CheR family methyltransferase, with product MQVKTGKDLHQFKRPFLNRRINARMRAVGVRDGSEYAKLLESDSAEPSILFKSFSINVTEFYRDSFVWECLSSKIMPQILKNNTTLQVWSAGCASGEEPYSLAILLSEVIGTKNVKFNIIATDISVDAINRAKKGQYISQSLKNLTPNIIAKYFTPINNDTYQINESIKQLVTFQQGDIISFPVEHVNLITCRNVLIYYDKPAQELVFKKFHKTLNDDGYLVIGQDETMMGAASGKSFSCILPRERIYSKLAVGGNTIV from the coding sequence ATGCAAGTAAAAACTGGAAAGGATCTACATCAATTTAAAAGACCATTTTTGAATAGACGTATTAATGCAAGGATGAGAGCGGTTGGAGTAAGAGATGGCTCCGAATATGCAAAATTACTAGAATCTGATTCAGCTGAACCGTCTATTTTATTCAAAAGCTTCTCAATTAATGTAACCGAATTTTATCGAGATTCCTTTGTTTGGGAATGTCTGTCATCAAAAATAATGCCACAAATTCTCAAAAATAATACAACTTTGCAAGTCTGGAGCGCAGGGTGTGCGTCCGGAGAAGAACCATACAGCCTTGCAATTCTTCTAAGTGAGGTAATAGGCACAAAAAATGTCAAATTTAACATCATTGCAACCGATATTAGTGTAGATGCAATAAATCGAGCAAAAAAAGGCCAATATATTTCTCAAAGTCTCAAGAACCTAACTCCCAACATCATTGCAAAATACTTTACGCCTATAAACAATGATACATATCAAATAAACGAATCAATAAAACAACTTGTAACATTTCAGCAAGGAGACATCATATCATTTCCAGTCGAACACGTCAATTTGATCACTTGCAGAAATGTTTTGATATATTATGATAAACCAGCACAAGAACTAGTCTTCAAAAAATTCCACAAAACACTAAACGATGATGGTTATCTTGTCATAGGACAGGATGAGACAATGATGGGAGCAGCATCAGGCAAGTCTTTCTCATGCATTCTACCAAGAGAAAGAATATACAGCAAACTGGCAGTCGGAGGAAACACGATTGTTTAA
- a CDS encoding chemotaxis protein CheW translates to MTTQLVSLDAFQVVTFSLMDNQKKENYAIPIEQIREIRAIESVTKVPKAKSYVKGIINLRGHIIPVIDVKEKLGLDSDTSINSSKQRILVADVNDSLTGLLVDEVDQVMRIQTKDIEPAPQSVLESSNYIKGIVKSDEKLIVLLDVAKLLDDSSFTITEAIQGGNQQ, encoded by the coding sequence ATGACCACGCAGCTTGTATCCCTCGACGCATTCCAAGTTGTTACTTTTAGCCTAATGGATAATCAAAAAAAGGAAAACTACGCAATACCAATTGAACAAATCCGTGAAATCCGTGCAATTGAATCCGTAACAAAAGTACCAAAGGCAAAATCTTATGTAAAGGGAATAATAAACCTCCGAGGACACATCATTCCAGTAATTGATGTGAAGGAAAAGCTTGGACTTGATTCAGATACAAGTATCAATTCTTCAAAGCAAAGAATTTTGGTTGCAGATGTAAACGATTCACTTACCGGCCTTCTCGTAGACGAAGTAGATCAGGTGATGCGAATTCAGACAAAGGATATCGAGCCTGCACCTCAGAGCGTGCTGGAATCAAGCAATTATATCAAAGGAATAGTAAAATCAGATGAAAAATTGATTGTTCTATTAGATGTGGCAAAATTACTTGATGACTCTTCCTTTACCATTACGGAAGCAATCCAGGGAGGAAATCAGCAATGA
- a CDS encoding response regulator, giving the protein MSYGAKKILVVDDASFMRTVLKDIVKGNGLATEVIEAADGVEGVKAYQTQKPDLVTMDVNMPRADGIQALRAIMKIDPSAKVVMVTSVEQKQIVQDAMKIGARDYIVKPFDRSNVGLVLNKVMRQK; this is encoded by the coding sequence ATGAGTTATGGTGCCAAAAAAATTCTCGTAGTTGATGATGCCTCGTTTATGCGAACCGTCCTAAAAGACATTGTCAAGGGAAATGGGCTTGCTACCGAAGTGATCGAGGCAGCAGATGGTGTTGAGGGAGTGAAGGCATATCAGACACAAAAACCAGATCTTGTAACAATGGATGTAAACATGCCAAGAGCTGATGGCATTCAAGCATTGCGTGCTATTATGAAAATTGATCCTTCTGCAAAAGTAGTAATGGTCACATCTGTGGAACAAAAACAAATCGTTCAAGACGCAATGAAAATTGGAGCAAGAGATTACATTGTAAAACCATTTGACCGAAGTAATGTGGGTCTTGTACTAAACAAGGTTATGAGACAAAAATAG
- a CDS encoding PEFG-CTERM sorting domain-containing protein codes for MIRNELLSIMTVGILSVLMIVPISNAYGHGLGLDTIKSVDVNGKKITITTEIIPMDFTEDKEKKIIIRSIDLQTNQNTNNTTFLIGLYHEGKMIFRNYFFAANGIINIKVSPTTIGNITITGEKDNLLGAWYETDSKPIELTGPVFSSGGLYHFEIEIRTIDKPTNIVENLGTYIADITIPTNQKFNEKTQDDEDVMFGVKSYYDKISNFDYDSNSNIVSFEMPFDWSEQNIMHVPVVHEEVHFPKKFSNFLVPSYTGRVNGIDLFKSSITIDDYSDENERIVHFILSQDNLKFLKQAQQKIGVDKPENMKFTLEASYNVVFPMVAMTKNEEIQVDLSWDPTIIEPGKDTKFIFTFRNAKTGETLRNTSYDFIIIQNEKQIYKKSGNAQVGGDYADYKFSEGQSGHTQIRFEKLRGTDMSTEFGLMVVPEFGSIVFVIFTIAMSSILIIRRSSSVFRI; via the coding sequence ATGATTAGAAACGAGTTACTGTCAATAATGACAGTCGGTATTTTATCAGTACTGATGATCGTGCCAATTTCTAATGCATATGGTCATGGTCTTGGTCTTGATACAATAAAATCAGTAGACGTAAACGGTAAAAAAATCACCATAACTACAGAGATAATCCCTATGGATTTTACAGAAGATAAGGAAAAAAAAATTATAATCAGATCTATTGATTTACAAACAAATCAAAACACAAACAATACAACATTTTTAATCGGATTATACCACGAAGGGAAAATGATTTTTAGGAATTATTTTTTTGCGGCAAATGGTATAATTAACATTAAAGTTAGCCCAACAACAATTGGCAACATCACAATTACTGGTGAAAAAGACAATCTTCTCGGCGCATGGTATGAAACAGATTCCAAACCAATAGAGCTTACAGGTCCAGTTTTTAGCTCCGGTGGATTGTATCATTTTGAGATTGAAATCAGAACCATTGACAAGCCAACTAACATAGTAGAAAACTTGGGAACATATATTGCAGATATCACTATACCGACAAATCAGAAGTTTAATGAAAAAACCCAAGATGATGAAGACGTGATGTTTGGTGTAAAATCATATTATGACAAGATATCAAATTTTGACTATGATTCAAACTCAAATATTGTAAGTTTTGAGATGCCTTTTGATTGGAGCGAGCAAAATATCATGCATGTGCCTGTGGTTCATGAAGAGGTTCATTTTCCAAAGAAATTTAGTAATTTTTTAGTTCCAAGCTATACTGGCAGGGTAAATGGGATTGATCTATTCAAGTCATCGATAACAATTGACGACTATTCGGATGAAAATGAAAGAATAGTTCACTTTATTTTGTCACAAGATAATCTAAAATTCCTCAAGCAAGCCCAGCAAAAAATAGGCGTTGATAAGCCAGAAAACATGAAGTTTACACTAGAGGCAAGCTATAATGTTGTATTTCCGATGGTTGCCATGACAAAAAATGAAGAGATTCAGGTGGACTTGTCATGGGATCCAACCATAATTGAACCAGGTAAGGATACAAAATTCATCTTCACTTTCCGCAATGCAAAGACAGGAGAAACTCTTCGTAACACTTCTTATGACTTTATTATAATTCAAAATGAAAAACAGATCTACAAGAAATCAGGCAATGCGCAGGTCGGAGGAGATTATGCAGATTACAAATTTTCTGAAGGACAGTCAGGTCATACGCAGATACGATTTGAAAAACTAAGAGGAACTGACATGAGCACTGAATTTGGTTTGATGGTTGTGCCGGAATTTGGTTCAATCGTATTTGTAATATTCACCATTGCGATGTCATCCATCTTAATTATTAGAAGGAGTTCCTCTGTTTTTAGAATCTAG
- a CDS encoding CopG family ribbon-helix-helix protein, translating into MPIVSISLNDEMLTELDKLQKTMGFTGRSEAIRAGIRNFVSEERQKNELSGNLHAILLVVHNDEFDHIIAGMKHSFEDLITTQLHSKIHGNKCVELFMLDGEAEQINLITKNFQTNKKMDTVKLVTL; encoded by the coding sequence ATGCCAATTGTATCAATTTCATTAAACGATGAGATGTTAACAGAACTCGATAAGCTGCAAAAAACAATGGGCTTTACTGGCAGATCGGAGGCAATCAGGGCAGGAATAAGAAATTTTGTTTCGGAGGAAAGGCAAAAAAACGAGCTTTCAGGAAATCTGCATGCGATTCTACTTGTAGTACATAACGATGAATTTGATCACATCATTGCAGGAATGAAGCACAGTTTTGAGGACTTGATCACTACACAACTGCATAGCAAGATCCACGGTAACAAATGCGTTGAATTATTCATGTTAGATGGGGAAGCAGAGCAGATTAATTTAATCACAAAAAATTTTCAGACAAATAAAAAAATGGATACTGTAAAGCTAGTCACGTTATGA
- a CDS encoding metal ABC transporter substrate-binding protein, translating into MKKPVMIGMGIAIVVIISIVTVISGNSSKQDVSPQEEKPAKLKVIASFYPLYEFSKNVAGDRAEVSTFIPVGIEPHDWEPTTNDILNLKESDILVYNGIGMEPFVDKLIDSGEYSNVKFVETTRGINLIKTDGVHQKESDDHTVYNPHVWLDPVLAKHQVMMIKDAMIDADPDNRKYYEDNANAYRDKLDELDSKIQTELSNCKKDTFMPFHDAYSYFANRYGLKTFPLSGISPESEVTAADLREFVDFIQKNKIKKIYSEEMVDPKLATTLAEESDAQVLIFSPLEGLTDKEMIDGVTYLDKMSENVQNLKIGLECQ; encoded by the coding sequence GTGAAAAAGCCAGTGATGATTGGTATGGGCATTGCGATTGTTGTAATAATATCAATTGTAACAGTCATTAGTGGAAATAGCTCAAAACAAGATGTTTCACCGCAGGAAGAAAAACCAGCAAAACTAAAAGTAATTGCCTCTTTTTATCCACTTTACGAGTTTTCAAAAAACGTGGCGGGCGACAGGGCTGAAGTTTCAACTTTTATTCCAGTTGGAATCGAACCGCATGACTGGGAACCGACCACAAACGACATACTTAACCTCAAGGAATCCGATATTCTTGTTTACAATGGCATAGGGATGGAACCTTTTGTTGATAAATTAATTGACTCTGGCGAGTACAGTAATGTAAAATTTGTTGAAACAACAAGGGGGATAAATCTCATAAAAACAGATGGCGTACATCAAAAAGAATCCGATGATCATACTGTGTATAATCCACACGTGTGGCTAGATCCAGTTCTCGCAAAACATCAAGTGATGATGATCAAAGATGCTATGATTGACGCTGATCCTGATAATAGAAAATACTATGAAGATAATGCAAATGCCTACCGCGACAAGCTAGACGAACTAGATTCCAAAATCCAAACGGAATTATCCAATTGCAAAAAAGATACCTTTATGCCGTTTCATGATGCATATTCTTATTTTGCTAATAGATATGGATTGAAAACTTTTCCACTATCTGGAATATCGCCGGAATCCGAAGTAACTGCCGCCGATCTTAGGGAATTTGTAGATTTCATTCAAAAGAATAAAATCAAAAAAATATATTCGGAAGAGATGGTAGATCCAAAACTTGCAACTACTCTTGCCGAAGAATCTGATGCACAAGTTTTAATCTTCAGCCCATTAGAGGGATTAACAGACAAAGAAATGATTGACGGTGTTACATATTTGGATAAAATGAGTGAGAACGTACAAAATCTAAAGATTGGACTTGAATGCCAATGA
- a CDS encoding metal ABC transporter ATP-binding protein gives MNVLEVSDVSIKYNGHLAVDKINFDVKEGDLLGIVGPNGAGKTTLFKAIIGLQNHSGKIKLFGYDEADYQPLLPLIGYVSQKVSFEPNFPATVSEVVSMGLIPEKKLRKGAVLLKNCGYSWNLLYQKVGKDSDKVLECLKTAGLESLKDRRIGDLSGGELQRVFIAKALVKDPVLLILDEPVTGVDADAQNKFYNVLKKINTENKITIVWSSHDLEAISKLANRVACMNRKLFFHGEKEEFFSNKELLKTYAESAMQMHMHDHN, from the coding sequence ATGAACGTATTAGAAGTCTCTGACGTTTCCATAAAATACAATGGCCATTTAGCAGTGGATAAGATTAATTTTGACGTAAAGGAAGGCGATTTACTCGGAATAGTCGGACCAAACGGTGCAGGCAAGACTACCCTGTTTAAGGCCATAATAGGACTGCAAAACCACAGTGGGAAAATCAAGCTATTTGGATACGATGAGGCAGATTATCAACCACTTCTTCCTCTGATAGGCTATGTTTCACAAAAAGTTAGCTTTGAGCCAAATTTTCCTGCCACTGTATCAGAAGTGGTATCAATGGGATTAATCCCCGAAAAAAAATTACGCAAAGGAGCCGTGTTGTTAAAGAATTGTGGCTATTCTTGGAACCTATTATATCAAAAAGTAGGGAAGGACAGCGACAAGGTTCTAGAATGTCTAAAAACGGCAGGATTGGAATCATTAAAGGACAGGAGAATAGGTGATCTCTCGGGAGGAGAACTCCAACGTGTCTTTATTGCAAAGGCTTTGGTAAAAGATCCAGTACTTTTGATATTAGACGAACCAGTAACTGGTGTGGACGCAGATGCACAAAACAAGTTTTACAATGTCTTAAAAAAAATAAACACCGAAAACAAGATTACAATCGTCTGGTCGTCTCATGATTTAGAGGCAATATCAAAGCTTGCAAACAGAGTCGCATGCATGAATAGAAAATTATTCTTCCATGGAGAGAAAGAAGAATTCTTCTCAAATAAGGAACTACTAAAAACATACGCAGAATCTGCAATGCAAATGCACATGCATGATCATAATTAA
- a CDS encoding metal ABC transporter permease, which produces MNLEILGYSFIQKGLIAGAAISIICSLMGMFLVLRRYSLFGDALSHMAFGGISLGLFTGIYPLWTAFAISVLGALGITKLRKSTKISGDAAIAVLLVSGLGIGVLLISASGGFKVDLFSFLFGSILLISTEDMLLILGISSGIVATLVALRKQLLHLTFDEEQAQVSGINTDKLNYVFVVLASITVITSMRLVGILLISALIVLPNITAIMFGKGFKKTIVLSVSMSVSSVISGIILSYYLDLAPSGVIVMISVSMLVGTLLFKHVNVLGKSQAMQKLPSEA; this is translated from the coding sequence ATGAATCTTGAAATTCTCGGTTACAGTTTCATCCAAAAGGGACTGATAGCAGGAGCTGCAATCTCAATAATTTGCTCTTTAATGGGAATGTTTCTCGTCTTGAGGCGCTATTCTCTTTTCGGAGATGCGCTTTCCCATATGGCATTTGGCGGAATTTCGCTTGGTTTGTTTACTGGAATCTATCCATTATGGACCGCATTTGCCATATCTGTTTTGGGTGCACTGGGCATAACGAAGCTTAGAAAAAGTACCAAAATTTCCGGCGATGCTGCAATTGCCGTTCTTTTAGTATCTGGTCTTGGAATTGGCGTGTTGCTGATTAGCGCCTCAGGCGGATTCAAAGTTGACCTATTTAGCTTTCTTTTTGGCAGCATTTTGTTGATTAGTACTGAGGATATGTTGCTCATACTTGGAATAAGTAGTGGAATTGTTGCAACTCTTGTTGCTTTACGAAAACAATTGCTACATCTAACATTTGATGAGGAGCAAGCCCAAGTAAGTGGAATCAACACAGACAAGCTAAATTATGTTTTTGTAGTCTTGGCAAGTATTACTGTAATCACATCTATGCGTTTGGTTGGTATATTGCTTATTTCTGCATTAATTGTACTGCCAAATATCACTGCAATTATGTTTGGTAAAGGATTCAAAAAAACAATAGTGCTATCAGTATCAATGTCAGTTAGCTCCGTTATAAGTGGAATAATTTTATCATACTACCTCGATTTGGCCCCTTCAGGTGTAATTGTTATGATATCAGTATCTATGCTAGTTGGTACGCTATTATTCAAACATGTTAACGTTCTAGGAAAATCTCAAGCTATGCAAAAGCTGCCTAGCGAAGCCTAA